From the Nostoc sp. PCC 7107 genome, the window CATTGCTAATGCCCGTGTGCTAGGCAATTTGTAAGCAGGTGGATATTGCCGAGATGCGATCGCAAACCTGATTTGATTAAATAACTGAGTAGAGGCGGGAATTTCACTGTCTGGCTGAATACGAAATTGAATCATTACCAAAACTCCTAAATCAAGTAACAATCAGCAACCTGCTACATTTGCTACTTGTCGTATTTTTTATTTGTAACACTCAACAAGTAAGATCCGATACAGGTCAAGTATAAAGCCATCTCATCTGGGTTTGGGTAATATCTATATATCTAAACCAACCACCGTTAATTCAGGCGGATGTTCTAGCGTAAATTGATAATATATTTCTCGTCGCTCTTGAGGTAAAACGCTTAACTTCCATTCTAAAATTCCCATTTCCCCTAGTTGAATTTGCGGTTGGATGCGGGTAAGGCGAATTTTTATTTGTTCGTCGCGGCTAACAGGTAATTGTTCTGTAATCTTTAAATTAATTTCTTGATTCAGTAAGTTAGTAATTAATAATCGATAAGCGTAAGTAGTTCGACGTTGATTCACAATCATCTTTTTATCTACTTGGCGCTCAACTAAATTCCGTTCAATTTTGATACCTTCATCAATGCCTAAGTTCAAGATAAATTCTTGTCCAGGGGCTATGTTTTCTAATTTAGTTCCACCCACAAAAACATCATCTCGAAAAATATTGGCTTTCCCTGGTAATAAAGTTGCACCATCAGAACTATTTTTTACATGAGCTTGTAAGTAAGCAAAGCTTACCAAACGTGGCATTACCACATAATCAAAAGTACAGGGATAATCATCATGAAAAATTGTTGTTTTATGGGGTGCGCCATCACTAGGAACATTCCCACCGCCATTGAGTTTAAAAGTAACTACGCTTCCTTCTTTGGAGATTGCTCCTCCTATATTTTCTGCTGCAACAAGAGCATCACTAGCTAAATCCTCCTCATCTTGTGAAAACAATGAATCAGCCGCAGGCATAGCCGCTATGCTAGGCAGTGATGGACGGGGTAAGGCTCGTCGTCGGACTGTAAGTTGACGTAGGGTATCAATATACCAAGGTTCTAGTTTTGGTGGCAGCGTACCCAATCCTGGTTTAGCCGTTGAGAGAGTAAGAGATACATCTAACCAGTCTTCGCCAGTATTTTGGATGATTTCTGCTAGGTAGCTTAATTTTACTGTTTGATTTGTGCTATCTACTCGCAAATCATAAAGGGGAGTCCAACTAGCATGATTGACAATGTAGGATACTTCTAACTCAAACTCGCCTGCACCAGCAACTTCTATACCGACAACCAAGCTAAAACTTTCTTGGGGATGGGGTGTTTGAATATTGTGCAATGTGGCGTGGAGTGCCTGTAGTTGCTTGTCTAGTTCCTGTTGTTGGCTATGGTAATCTCCAGATGCGATCGCATATTCGCTATATTGGCTACCCAAAAAGTTCAAAAAATCCAAGGTTTCGCTGAGGCTGAGATTTTTGCGAGACAAGCTTTGAGCAAATGGTTCTTCTGTTTTTTCTCGCAAGCCTTCAAGAAATTTCGCCTGTAAAGCTAAAGCATCTATTTGCGCTTGCAGATGGCGTTTTTCTGCTTCTATTTGTTGAATTTGACGGTTTAAATGTGCTACTCGTTCGGCAATCGGTTCGGTGGTGTAGATGCGATCGCTACTAACTCCCAACAAGCCTACTCCAACACTACCTGTCCCACCCACTCTCACAGAATCAGTTTCTAGAGTCACTGGCAGTGAATGAATGACTAATTCTCTTTCTACCCCTGTTAAAGAAATTACACCTCGTCGTGTAACTAGGGCTTGATCGCTGTATACCGTCACAGCTACTACCTGAGTGGGAACTGTTTTTCTCATAGAAGGAGTTTCCGGGTGTATCACTGCCAGCTTTCCCCAATATCAAATGAATCTGCTGGTTAATTTTGTCATGGTTCAGATGCTTCAATCTAAACAAGTTGAAGCTGAGATTTCAAAACTCAATCAACAGTGCTATAAA encodes:
- a CDS encoding mucoidy inhibitor MuiA family protein; translated protein: MIHPETPSMRKTVPTQVVAVTVYSDQALVTRRGVISLTGVERELVIHSLPVTLETDSVRVGGTGSVGVGLLGVSSDRIYTTEPIAERVAHLNRQIQQIEAEKRHLQAQIDALALQAKFLEGLREKTEEPFAQSLSRKNLSLSETLDFLNFLGSQYSEYAIASGDYHSQQQELDKQLQALHATLHNIQTPHPQESFSLVVGIEVAGAGEFELEVSYIVNHASWTPLYDLRVDSTNQTVKLSYLAEIIQNTGEDWLDVSLTLSTAKPGLGTLPPKLEPWYIDTLRQLTVRRRALPRPSLPSIAAMPAADSLFSQDEEDLASDALVAAENIGGAISKEGSVVTFKLNGGGNVPSDGAPHKTTIFHDDYPCTFDYVVMPRLVSFAYLQAHVKNSSDGATLLPGKANIFRDDVFVGGTKLENIAPGQEFILNLGIDEGIKIERNLVERQVDKKMIVNQRRTTYAYRLLITNLLNQEINLKITEQLPVSRDEQIKIRLTRIQPQIQLGEMGILEWKLSVLPQERREIYYQFTLEHPPELTVVGLDI